The genomic segment CAGTATCCCTGTGAATTAGAACAGACTGAGCCAGGAGAGGAGGCACCgcacctgcagagctgctggtgttCCTGGAGTATGGGAACATGTTGCTTTGGGCTTGATCCAGTTCTGCTGAGATGTGCAGCATGAGCTGTGCCCCTCCAACTTCTGTCTTCTCTCACTTGTTTTATGAACTCTGCTGCAAATGCCCCCGGGTTTCACTGAGAGGAGGCATCACAGTGTCTGTCTTTCTTCCCAATTAAGCTCTTTTCTCAAGTACAACAAGCAGTGAAGACGGCAAAGAGCAGCTGACATACGAGTCTGGAGAGGATGAGGATgacgaagaggaggaggaagaggacttCAAGCCTTCTGATGGGAGTGAAAATGAAATGGAGACAGAAATTCTGGACTATGTGTGAACTCGGTGAGCAGTCTGGCTGCTGTTGGATGGAATCACCTCTGCCCACGTTCCTTGAGTGCTGAGGGTTCAGCAGCAACTTGTACTAAGATGCTGACGATCTCTCTGCACGGGCTGCCGTGCCTGCTGGTGGCTGTCATTCTGGATGTTTTGGAGCTGTTCCTTACATTTTCATAATTGCTGGCTAATAAACCGTCAAGCAAGCTCAACAAACTCCTGAGAAAGAGCCCAGAATCCAAACCAGTTGTTACTACaccagaaaagaggagaaattgCATTCCAGAATCTCTGTGTAAGATAGGAAAGGTGCTAAGGTGCTGGAGAAACACTCCAGTGCTCCTGGAGTTGCTGAGGCAGGTGCTGCCCTTTTGCTGACCTAAGGAGAGTGAAAATATTGTGCCATGACCTCAGCATTGGGACTCACTGCTGATCTTGGAAACAAAGCCAGCAGGAAAACCCACTTTCTGGCAGTGAATAATTCCCACATTTATGCAGCAGGACAATCTCCCAGGTTCAAATGAACGTGGTTCATTTGAAAATCAGACACCGGTATCTTAGTTCAAACACAGAACAAAGCTCTGCTTCGCTGAGTTAATGTAAGGTACAAACAATAAACCGAgtgctgcctcctccacagccagGTCCGCTCCTTTGTCTCCAGGAACACGCCAGCATTTTGGGGAAGGAGTTCAGGCCAACGCCCGCCCTGGGGCAGAGACATTTGAGCATCAGTATTTTATTGCAAAGACTAATTACATTGCTGTGTACAAGTCACACCGGGCGGTGTGCTCCTTCATTGAAGTGTTACAAAATACATATGGTACAGCCGGTCCCTCTGGTGACACTGGGCTGCTGGGGGACACtggtgggaggggaagggaaggtggGGGGCAGGAGCTGGCAGGTACAAAGCAGAGGGGAGACGCTGGGGTGCTGGAAAACAAAGGCAGGCGCTGGGCTTTGGGCAGGGGGGAGGCAGGAGGCTGCCCCTGCGTCAGGGAGCCAGGGGCTCCCATCATGTGCAGTGACGGGTGATGCCACCCAAGGGCCCAGGGGATCCCCAGGTGCCACCCAGGCCCTtctggagctggggaaggtgctgcacctgcctggcagcacagcacccacagacagggaacagaaaggaacaaagcgcttaaaaataaaacagatggaACCAGGAGCAAAAAAAGGTCCCCCTTCGGTTAGTGTTTCCTACAGTGATTAAAACAAGcatctctgctgctgctcaggtgAGTAGTGGTataggaggaagggagggggtgGCCAGTGGGGTCTGTGCCCCATGAGCACGACagagtgatgctgctgctgccaatgtCCCTCCCAGCAGCCTTAAACACCAGGGTGGGGAGTGGAGAGGGACTGGGCTGCAGGGCATGGGGGAGACTGGATTAGTAAAATGTACAAGTTCGTCTCTTCTATTTACAACcaataaatattgaaaaaaaaaaaaaaatcagtaaacttTGTTTTATACAAAAAAAAGTCTCATTGCTGCTTCTCCCATGGTCAGTGTTTGAAAAAGTCTGGTTAAAGCCCAAGATGAGTGGCACTTTCTGCGGGTCAGGCGGTGGCACCCAAAGCACCCTGAGCTCTCTGGCTCCTCGCCTGCCCAGCAGACCCAAAGTCTCTATTTGCACAAGTTTGGACAGAAATTCGCTCTCCTCCTCGTTAGGCTGGCAGCGCTGGGGGCATGGGGAGGCGCACAAAGCTTCCCCCACCAGCAGAAGAGACGCTGGCGTTTGATCTTTGGTGCAGGGTTGGACACGGGCCGGCGAAGTCCAGCTGGAGGATGCGCTGGATCAGGGAGAGGAGCGAGACCATGCAGGCTTCCAGTCGTTGAGAGCACGAGGCACCCGCTCCATCACGACACAGACACAGCACCTTCCACAGGGCTCTGAGCATGGGGCGGCGTCTTCTCCGTGGCTTCTCCCAGGGGAAGGATGGGCAGAGACGTGTGGCGGTGGTGATGCCAGTTATCCCGCGGAGGAAGGATGGAGAGGTACAACAATGCTGGGAAAGCCAGGAACAGGAGTGGCCCACGGGCAGCCCAGCTCATGTGGGAGAGGCGATGACTCGTGCTCTGCTCCTTGCAAACTGCCCCTCTGCACGTCACCGCTCCCCGGCTCCCTGGGACACAAGGCACCTACGGCAGAGGCGGGCTCCAGCTCTGGGCTGGCTGGCGGCTGGACTAGTGCCACACCGTGGAAGgttagaaagagaaaagaaaagagagagatccCCTCTGCTGCCTTCCTGTGTAGATAAAAAGACCTGATTGAAACGGGAGCTTGTGCAGAGAGAGGCAGAGGCTGACACAGGGTGCCAAAGCACCCCGGCTCTCTGTGCAGGAGGAGATGCACAGCTGTCGCCCGCGGGGCAGGGTCGCTCCTCTCGCCAGACCGGGTGGCACAAGGACCGGCCACAGCTGAGCACAGAGCAGCCTGTCCCCAAGGCCCCGTCGGTGATGGGTGGCAGTGGGGCTGAGGCTAGAAGATGCCTTTGGCGATCTTCAGGCCTTTCTGCTTCATCCTGGGCAGGGTGGAGCTGGAGCCATGCTTGATCTTCACCCCCTTGGAGAAGCCTCGCTTCTTCAGCACAAAGTCGTAGTTGGCAGCAGAGTTCATGGCATAGAAGACATTGGCGTTGTCAGGGATCTTCAGCTCTGGAAGTGACCAAGAATGGGGTCAATCAGGCACCCTTTCCCCAAAAGGGGCCCTGAGCGGGGCTGAGAGTTTTCCCCAGGTGCTGGGACCCCTCTGCTGTCACTGCTCCACCCAGTGCTGCCCGAGCTGCGTGACCAGCCAGGGCTTAAGCCCCCAGGAAAGCCCCCTGCGCCCCAGCACACACCTCTCTCCTCTGAGATGATCTGAACAAGCTCATAGTCTTCAGGCCGGTCTCCATCCAAGTTGTGTTTGGCCATGGCTTTGCGAATAACGACCGGGGTCTTATCCTGGCTTGTCACCTGTGAGCACAGAGCATTATTAACTGTAGGGGTGCAAAACACTCAAGCCTCCCACCACCGTCTCCTCCCAGAATGGGCCATGCCCGCAGCTGAGCAGGACAAGCCACCCTTCCGTGGTGTCACCGTGGGTGCCCCGTGCTAACCAGGATGCTCTTGTACATGTTGCCGTTGTCCACGGCCAGGCTGACGCGGATGATGCAGCAGTCGTCGACTTGCTGGTTGTAGAGGGGCAGCGAGAGGGAGGAGTAGCTGGAGATGCCGGAGACCGAGCGCTTGTGGGTGCGGGAGGCCGTCACCGGCGTGGAGGAGACGGAAGAGGATGAGGCACTGCTGGAGCCTGAGCCAATACCCGACGTGtccagggaggagagagaggtGGATTCCCAGAactggagggcagggaggagagggGATGCGGAGGACACAGTGGTTTTAGCTTCTCCGTCGGCCACAGACGGGGCGTACCAGCgctgggggagggaggccagAGGGATCTCACTGACCTGTGACAACGGGGGACCGACACAACTACAGCCACCGGAGGCACAAGAGCCCCGCCacgctgctgcagcagcaaaggGCAGGGGCCTCCCCAGCCCCAGTGGGTCAGAAGCAGCCCCCAGGGACGCCCAACCCACTCCCCCCAGACACACCTGCCTCTGGAGGCCCGGACCCTGTGAGGTACCCCATACCTTCTTCTCCTGGCAGTCGGGAGACTCGGGGATGAAGCTGATGTTGATCTCCTCCACATCGGAGCTGCTGGAGCCGGCGGAGGTGACGCTCACCGAGTCGGTGGTGTCCCCGCTGCACAGGTACTGCCCGCACTTGAGCTGGTCGAAGGATTTTGAGTGGGAGCTGCCACTGGCGCAGGGCTCGGAGCTGGGCGGCTGCCGGCTGCCAGGAGAGACGTGGAGCAGGTGAGAACAGAGCAAAGCGAGGGTGCATTCGGCTGCCAGGACAACGGCcaccccagctccatccctgcaATGCTCAGCTGGTGTCACCCCACACTGGCCCCATCTCCTCCCCGCATCCCACCAGGGACTCACTCGCTCCATCGCTTGATGATGCCCGTGTTCTTCTTTGCTTTCAACGTGTTGCTGGCTGACTCTGAGAGCGGCTCGATCTCACACGACAGCCCATAgctgggaggggagagaggagggtttGAGCTCTCCGAGCTGCCGCGGTGAGCACCGTGCTGGAGGGGACGAGCGGTGGGACCTCCCAGTGCCccggcagcagcacagccctggaCCCCACTCACCTCTCAGCCTCGCTGAGCCGCTCCAGGCCGTGGAACCAGTCCACAAACTGGTCCTCCCGCGTGAAACTGTAGTTGTTACAGGCTGACTGAAGCAGCTTGATCTGGGCAATGACTTCAAACTCCTGCAGCGAACAGAGACCGTGAGACCAGATCTGTTTGCCAGCCCCATGCACAGAAACAGATATGAATGACCAGAATCCTCCTCCCCAAACACTAAGAACATGACAGCAAAAAAGGAGAGGGATCAACCCCAAAGTGACTGGCACAGGCTGGGCTTGCATCAAGTCAACCTCCTCCCTCCACCCTGCTGTGCTGCCAGGGCAAAGCTCTcaccttccttctcttctcaaagTTGATCAGCCCACCCTGGAAAAGAAGGAGCCAAATGTCAgtgtggagaaaaaaatatgGTTCCCATAGCTCACTGTCACTGCTGTGCAGGTGTCCCTGCTGAGGCACAgtgggacagcagcccatggccaCGGGCTGGCAGAAGTGGATGCACAGGGTGCAGTGTCGGATATACGACACACAGGGTGCAGTGTACGACATAGGACACATGGGGCACCAACCCTCCATTTATCAGCCCAGGCTCTGGGGCAGCTGCGTGGAGGAAGGAGAGGACAGAAATGGAGCTACATACATCCAGGTAATCCTTCATGGCAGTGTCGAgcatcaccaggtctgtgaggaAGGTGCCAAGGTAGGGAATGGTGCCCTGCATCACACCCTGTGGGGACAGGAGGGTCAGGAGGGTCAGCAGGGGGTGGGTACCAGCCCTGGCAAATgctggtggggggacatgggggtggctGTGCCAGACTCACCATctctcgctgctgctgctgccgcttctgAGCCCTCTTCGGGTTGATCTCCAAGGTGGCAAATTTGGATGTGCCCTCCTAGATGGTGGGGAGAGGTGTGGATCAGTGCAGGTGGGAAACTGCACTAATAGATGAGCTAAAATTCATCCCTGTTTTTATTGCCACAAGTTTCCTCgtagagaggaagaggaggaaatcaCAGCTGAGCTTTTTCATGGCTAAAAGGGGAGAGGCTTAGTGAATAGGAACTGCTGCTCCCATTTCCAGCTCTGTATAAATAGCTCCTCAATGGGATGTTTTGTAGCCTTTTGCATTTTGTGTCCTCCCAGCCCCCAAACTGGAGCTAGGTTGGAAGCTGTGGAGAGGCTCTATGCAGGAGGACTTTTTCTGCAGAAAGACTTTAACAAAACCTACAGCCCCACCTGAAATCAAGAGGACTTTACACCGAATGCAGCTGCCTCTGGGGAGAAGCTGTCACCTGGTGCACTGGATCCTATCCCACTGCTTATCTCTGCTTGCTAGACTGCTCTGCTGTCTTCAGGCAACGACAACTTTTGGGTGGAGGAGCAAAAAGCCCAGCCTTGTCTGAAACCCCTGCCTGCAACCCCAGCAGCACTGCCACGGCTTTAACCTGGTGGCTGGAACAACGTGGAAACTTCTGCCAGCATCAGCTCGAGCTCCCTGCCAGAGACCAGAGGACGTGGGTGCCGCTTCCCCGTACCTTAATGAGAAGCTCCCGGCTCAGCGAGTGGTTGTTCTCATCAGAGAAGATCTCAGAGAGCTCATGGAAAGTGCGGATGCTCTCCCTGCTCAGGGAGAGACATGGAGACAAGTCAGCAATGTTATCATGGTGGGTTCTCCTCCTTACCCAAAGGACTCTGCAATGCTCACAGCTCTAGCAGGGCCTTGCTTTTTGGGGGCTATTTCAGGGTGTTTTGcatgggaaggaggaagaggtgaTGGAGCTTTTATTTCCTCACCTTCCTTAGGTCCCTGACACCTTATGCTGGATTGTGGGCACTCCCCAAGAGGCAATGCTGGAGCTGAGACGATCCCAACTACACATTCGAGGGCCACAGacacagcccagcctcccccatgAACCCTCCCCACGGCCACAGGAGCCCAGCAAGGTGCTGCTTACCGCAGGACCTCATCCCAGGTCTTCTTCAGCCGGTGAACGGCGTTGCACTGCAGGGCCGAGAGGATGGCTCGGAGGGAGGAGAAGTTCTTCAGGATGCGGCACTCCTGGGGGCAGACAAGGAGACGACAGGACTCAGCGCTAAAGAAAGCCCAGGATCTGCTGGGATTCTCATACTGCAAAACCTCAGCCCTTTGCCGAAGCGAGAGGCGAGCGAGCTGTCCTACCCGAGCCACTTCGATCCACCGCTCCACCACCTTGGCCCGCTGCTGTGGCTTCAGGGACCGGTCTCCGAGACACGTGACAATGACACAGTTGGCCACGCTATTGAACTGCGAGACCGTGGCACGGATGGTGGGTGCCAGGTGCTCTTTGCCCTTCTTGTCTCGctgggaccagatgcagcccaggcagtggtaaGGCACCACTTTCTTAAACAGCTCCTGGAAGATAAAGGGATGGAGATGGGTCTCTGTGGGGTCCCTGGGAAGGGAACGGGCCAGGGGGAAAAGATGGATGGGAAGAAACAAGCCTGTGCCCAGAGCTGCAGGTGGGCAGAGCGCTGTCGAATGATACTCACGGCATCCATCAACGTGAACTGTTCTGCCACCATctctggggagaaggagaggaaatctGGCTTTCCGTCCCCAACCCCGTTCTCCTCCACCAGCTGGAAGGTGCAGGCGCCATGGTCCACAGCTGTGAGAGATGGCACAAAGCTGAGCCCCGTGGAGCTGCCGCGAGCCGGGATCCACACCAACCCACGCCATCCCTGTGGGCACCCACGTCCCACCTCCCGGGCTCTTAATTCCCATCTGGCTTCACGCCTCGAGAAACGAGGCTCCGCTAAAAGGATAGTCATCTTAAACCTGGACACAAGCATCTGCAGAGGATTAAAGGCAGATTAGCTAATCCATTTAGAAATCCCACTTCTGGTTCAGTTGGATTAGCTTCCCGTTGTACCTCCACATAAACACGGGGTTTATGGGGGTTCAGTGACCCAAGATTTTGGAAACCCTCGATGCCAACCAGTGGCACTCTCTCCACCTGCAACCCCAAATGAGCCCCTGAAAGCGGGGGGAGGATCCCACCTTCCCCCTCGGACtcgctctgctcttgctgctggaACTGGGCCAGCAGGATGCGGGCTCTGCGCTCCAGGTCCGATCCGGGGATGTTGTGGTGCACGTAGGAGATGAGCTGCTTGAGGCAGGCGAAGTCCGGGGGCTTGCGGAAGTCCTCTGAGTACTGGTCCAGCCAGGCACCCAGGATGGAGGAGATGGTGCTGCAGGGAGGAGGGAAACACAGGCAAGCCTGCTGAGAACTGTGTCCCAGCACCATAATGAGCCCCAGGCACCAGGAGCACCCCCGGGACAAAACATGCCTTTGTACAAAAACTAAAGAACCATAAACCAGAGCCACCCATCTTGTCCACCCACAGTGGTCAGACTTACTTCTTCAGCTCCGTCCTCTCGTCCACGGTGTGCCTGGAGTGGTCCCCATTCGTCTGCACGTGGAGTTTGCCGTACCTGGGGGGCACATTGAGGAGGCACTGAGCATCCTGGGCTCACTGCCTCTCACCGCTGCCTCTTCTCCCTCCACATCACCCCCAGTTCTGCCCGGGGATCAGGATGAACCTCTCATGCACTGTCCTGCTCCCCTCACTCTGCCACAGCCCCCAAATTACATGAACCGGGTAGCGGCTGGAAGGggagcagctctctgggaagttGTGTCCCTTCATGCTAGTGGGGTTGGGAGAAGCTCACCAGCCCTCCAATGCACAGCAGCAGAAGATGCTGGGGCTCTCCCGGCCAAAAGGGCTCAGATATTGGCCACCCCCAGCTGCATTTTGGGGCTCAGGGCATCCTCACCTGTTCAGCAGAAGGTCCAGCACTTGCTTGGTGGTGGCGAAGGCCCGGTAAGTGCACAGGAAGATGGTGACATAGGTGGAGTCATTGCCCTTGAAGGCTGAGACCAGGTACTCCACCAGCTTCTCCAAGGTCCCAGCTTTTATCGTCCGCACCTTACACGTCTCGTAGAGGTTTAAGGCCGACTCGTTCTCAAACTGCCAGGACAGGAGCAGAAGTCAGTGGGCTGGATGAAGGCAGACACGTTCGAGCGCAACACAATCCCACCAGCTCCACAAGGTGCATTTGGGTCTAGGCTGGGACCGGGGATCCCGTATAATGCCCAAGACTCCCATGATGGACCTGGAGAAAGGGAAGCTGGGTCTCCTCGGACACCAAATACCAGCAACTTGGCTGAGAAGATTTGAGCATTTGGGAAATCCCAGAAAATGCCTCAAGGTTGCTGAAATCTAGATGCAAATCAGGGTTGCCCTATTGTGCAAAATGAGGCTTCAGATTGTTTCCCCTATGCCCTTCCATGTGGGGAAGAGGCCAGTGGGTGCTCCCAAATAAATGCATGATTCCCAAATAAGGCTTTCAAGGGGCACCCTGGACAGGAGCATATGAGAGAGTACGAAAAGGGCAGGATATGGGTTAGTATTGACCCTGCCAAGCCCTGACATCAGGGAAACATCTGAAAACACCGCAGCTCACCCCCAGCCATCGCTGCCCTTTGTTGGCCGTGTGATGGAGCTGCACTTTCCGGAGCGATATGCTGTAGATCACACCATCCTCCAGCTCTTCTCCGATCTCCTGTGTGGAGCTCTGCATGGGAGGACAAGATACACCGTGAGATAAGGAGGCTGAATTGTGGCAGAGATGCTTTTGTGGGCTCATAGGCAACAGCTGGCTGGCTGCTTCCTCCTCCCCAAGCCTTTGCTTTCCCAGGAGATGACATTGCCACCCGGTGTGACCATAATCTCGGTAATCTGCCCCTGTGGGAACTGAGCACCTCAGCGCACCTTCAGTAATAAATAATAACCATGAAAACAATCTGTCTATGAGCTTTGACAGCGCTGGCCACGCACACAAGGCAGAAATCCAAAAGGGGAGATCAAAGCTGGGGGGAAACCTCAGGGAACAGCACCAGGGTGGGCTCAGGAACAGCTGGGACATGTCCCTGCACCCCTGGGGACAGGCACCTCCAGGCCACAGCCCAACCAAGCTATGAAGCTCATGTTTTTGCTCTGGGGAGATGGAGATTGTCTAAAACTCAGTGAGGAAAGAGGGGATGCTCTCGGGGGAGGTCCCCAGGCAACAcctgccccagctcccccagccccatgtgccagCGTGGGGCTTGGCAGCGGCTCCAGCCCCACACGGATAATTGGGTTCCCTCCTCCTCTCTCGCCACGCTGTGCTGAGTCAGTGCCTCTCTTAAGAGGATTTATTCAGATCCTTTTAAACACTGCAGGGTTCTCCCCCACCCTCCATCCCCCATGCCAAATGGTGGGACACGGTGTAACACACAGCAAAACCCACAGCTCAGCAGATGGGGAAAATGCCTGAAAGCATTAAGCCGGTTAGCGGGGGGAGGTGACCATgcgctggggtgcagggacctggggacaagtccCCCCTGCACATCAACATTGCCAGCCAGGGACCAGAGCCAGCCTGTGGCTTTCCCTGCAACCAGGAGCACAAAAAGCCCTGGGGAACGGCAGCAACATCGGGCTCACCGGGGAAAAAGTTGCTGTGGGGCGACCCAGGATGGAACCCCAGCAatgctgctgctccctgcaaaAAATCCTCCTCTCAAATTGCTCCTCACAAACGCAGCAACAGCCGTACCCAAGGTCCAGGCTCCAGACAATGCTGCACACCTCAAGGTGACATATCAAATGTGCGCCCAACATGCTCTTTAACCACCATCCTGTATCATCACCATCTCAGTAGCCGTCTCTGCTGTTATCATCCCCTGCTCAAGTCAAGTACTCGTTTGGTTTGCAGAAGCTCGAGGAGTTGTGGGGCTCCGAACTTCAGCCGTGCTGTGAACACCAGAAGTCCTTCCCAGGACTCAGTGACTTCTGGACCAACCCTGACAGCACCTGCACAaggcagcagacagacagacaacctTCCAGACACCTGCGTCAGTCCCTCTCTTGTTCTATGCTCTGGGATGAATTATGGCATCAATTTATGTCCAAGTATAAACAGGTCTGAACTTTAAGAGATGGAGAAAGTGCTTCCCATCATCTCCCCTGAGCTCTCTCAGTATCTTCCAGTCACACTTTGGGCAGGAGGAAAACTCTGGGTCCAGCAGGAGCAGACCCCTTGCACAGTTTAACTCAGAAAAGAGATTTGGCTGGGCAGTTGTAAACCCCAGACACAAATATCAAGAAAGATCAGACGCTTGCTGAGATGCAATTAAGTTAATAAAGAAATCAAACGTCTCAGGATCAAACCATGAATCACTGGCAGCTGCTGTGCAACTACAGTGGAAAATATTGCCATGACTATGCAGGGGTTTTCACTCTATTTCATGTCACGTGCAGAGGATACACCCAGCTTTATGTGCGTAGAAGCACATTTCATTTCCTTCCCATATTCAAGACTGGCAGATTCATTCATTTTCTGTCTTGCTGACTCGTGCGATATCCCCCAAAGTTCCCCCTTTGCAAACCACACGCGAAGTATGCAGCTTCCAGCGGTCCTTGGCCAGGTTCATGCCAAGAGCCAGGCGAGCCGCTACACTGGTACTTTTTAAAATCCCGCTATTTATATTCTGCGTGAGCTTCCTCTTTCCTACCACTGCTTCTCCAAGATGCTGATTGTGCATTCCGCACATGTTGGTTAAAAACCAAGGaagcaaaaagcagcagcaggacggAGCCAGTGAAGCCCCACTCCAACACCTGCACCAAACACACGTTTATCCCTTTGCAGGTGAGGAGACACGGGGTGGGAGAGACACAAAACCTCCAACTGTGGCTTATGTGTGTGTGGGCACCAAGAACTCTGCAATCCTAACTCTGGCACTCACACCAGTTCCCTCCAGGACTTCCAGCAAGTCAACCAGAGACGAATGTCTTCAAAACGGTCTCTAAAGGGCTTTGACACACAAGTGCTGGTATATATTACTGCAACAGCTACTGCTCCCCATTGCTTGCCCTACACATCTGAGTTTTCTGCCTCTCAAAGCAGAAGGGAACTTGGTTCAGGCCTCAGCCAGCACAACAAGAGCCCAGCACCCATGTGCAAACCTCCTTCAACCCAAATAACTGAGCACTGAACTGTGGCAGAGATACGGATGAGTCATCCCTTCCGTTTACTGCATCGCCTTGGTACAAGAGACATGGTCAACAGGCCCAGGCAGGGCTTTAAACAAAGCTTTTCTGTGACAGCACTAACTCTGAACATGTTGATGGTTACAGTATTTGCATCTTCCCCCAAACTCATACAGAAGGGACTCAGCATCCCAAAAAGGGAGATCCAACGCATTTCAAGATGGGCACCAAAATAGAGAAGACACAGAAAATGAACATTTGACCACGATTTCTCCAGCTCAGCGTGCAGTCCTGCTCCTCTCCATACAACAGGAAAAGGGCCTCTTGATGGAGAGGCAGAAGGAAAAACCACATATTTAACTTCGGGGTATCAGACGCCCAATTCTGCAGTCCCAGAGCCTTTTGCAAAAGCAGCGGTAAGTGAACTCGGCAGGAGTTCATCCCCTGAAATACGAAACTGGAGGTCTGCACCAGATGGCTTGCCTGGTTTGAGAGACGCCTCCTCCAACCGCAGATCGCCCCGGGCTGCGTGAGCAACAGTGAGAGCTCCTCCGATAGTTCAAAGCCATGGTGACTACACCGCGGAGGAATTCCTGCTCCGTGCAATAAACCCTGCTACTCTCTGGTGAATGTTCTAGCACACGGCACAGCGTCGAACCCCACGTCTTCACGCAGAGGTTTAATAATGAGCTGTGAGACGTTGCCAGGGTTTGCAAGCCTGGAGGAAGGGCTGTGGTGTGAGGgaccccaggcagggagcagcagggaatCTGCCTTCGTCTGTGCTCATCGGCTGAACGGGGGGAGAATGCAAAAGCCAAACAGTAAAGCATATTATTGGCGAGGGATGTGCACTTTAGAAAGCGTTTGAGATCAGTCACAATGGTGATTTCAGTAAGACAAGAGCAATGTAAGGGATTAAGTGTGAGCATGACAGCATCCCTGCACGTTACACAGACAATTAGCCAACAATTACCAGGTCTTAAGAGCTCTGGTCCCACGTGTCCTGGGTTAGCGCATTGGCCTCCAAGGACACAAAATAATGAACTGTTATTGGAAAAAAGGTATTAATTTCAGCACACGTGGAAGAGACAAAACTGCTTAAAGTGCTTTTACTGATGCTCCCTGGACAACAGCTGGTTTAAAGATCAAGATGTTCGTGTTGCTCTGTTCCCCTTCAGCTTGGCTACACAAAATGCCTGATCTACGGACAGGTATAACACAGCACCAAGAGGTTCTTTGCACCGCGATTTCCAAGGACTGCTGCTACCAGCCAGAAGAGAGGAGCAGATGTTAACCCTGCCCATGGGAACCTGAGTCTGTTGGGAATTAACAGTCGTGCTGGTTGAAGAGACAAGAAAAGGCAGAGCTGAGCCTCAAAGACATCACCAGGAGTTTCTTGGTGAAGCTCCACGCTTGCACAAGTTCAAAAGGACTTGATGAAAGCTGGTAAACTTTCTAGAAACAGAAAGTGAGGGTTTGGTGTTTACAATCCCCAGTCCTTTCTCAGAATAATCCCTTCACACCGGCAACGGGAAATGGGCCTTTTTCCAGAACCGAAAGGAACTGGCTCCACCAAGACCGTGTCCTCCATGCCTCACACAAGCCCCAAGTTAACTTTCGTTTCACTCCCATTAGCAAATCCCGAACCCATGCAATGAACTGCAGCGACTTTGGGGCCTCTTATGTAAACTGAAGCATATGACATTAAGTaaaaggaaataggaaaaaagCCACCCCCATCTAGTGAAAGGAAAACAACTGCAG from the Patagioenas fasciata isolate bPatFas1 chromosome 20, bPatFas1.hap1, whole genome shotgun sequence genome contains:
- the RALGDS gene encoding ral guanine nucleotide dissociation stimulator isoform X2, with amino-acid sequence MGGRRRAPPSRHNGSPGPERMFEGSRRARSLWGGVRLEVAGESSPVVLHSFTQLDPDLPPLESSTQEIGEELEDGVIYSISLRKVQLHHTANKGQRWLGFENESALNLYETCKVRTIKAGTLEKLVEYLVSAFKGNDSTYVTIFLCTYRAFATTKQVLDLLLNRYGKLHVQTNGDHSRHTVDERTELKNTISSILGAWLDQYSEDFRKPPDFACLKQLISYVHHNIPGSDLERRARILLAQFQQQEQSESEGEAVDHGACTFQLVEENGVGDGKPDFLSFSPEMVAEQFTLMDAELFKKVVPYHCLGCIWSQRDKKGKEHLAPTIRATVSQFNSVANCVIVTCLGDRSLKPQQRAKVVERWIEVARECRILKNFSSLRAILSALQCNAVHRLKKTWDEVLRESIRTFHELSEIFSDENNHSLSRELLIKEGTSKFATLEINPKRAQKRQQQQREMGVMQGTIPYLGTFLTDLVMLDTAMKDYLDGGLINFEKRRKEFEVIAQIKLLQSACNNYSFTREDQFVDWFHGLERLSEAESYGLSCEIEPLSESASNTLKAKKNTGIIKRWSDRQPPSSEPCASGSSHSKSFDQLKCGQYLCSGDTTDSVSVTSAGSSSSDVEEINISFIPESPDCQEKKRWYAPSVADGEAKTTVSSASPLLPALQFWESTSLSSLDTSGIGSGSSSASSSSVSSTPVTASRTHKRSVSGISSYSSLSLPLYNQQVDDCCIIRVSLAVDNGNMYKSILVTSQDKTPVVIRKAMAKHNLDGDRPEDYELVQIISEERELKIPDNANVFYAMNSAANYDFVLKKRGFSKGVKIKHGSSSTLPRMKQKGLKIAKGIF
- the RALGDS gene encoding ral guanine nucleotide dissociation stimulator isoform X5 codes for the protein MMMIDTQSSTQEIGEELEDGVIYSISLRKVQLHHTANKGQRWLGFENESALNLYETCKVRTIKAGTLEKLVEYLVSAFKGNDSTYVTIFLCTYRAFATTKQVLDLLLNRYGKLHVQTNGDHSRHTVDERTELKNTISSILGAWLDQYSEDFRKPPDFACLKQLISYVHHNIPGSDLERRARILLAQFQQQEQSESEGEAVDHGACTFQLVEENGVGDGKPDFLSFSPEMVAEQFTLMDAELFKKVVPYHCLGCIWSQRDKKGKEHLAPTIRATVSQFNSVANCVIVTCLGDRSLKPQQRAKVVERWIEVARECRILKNFSSLRAILSALQCNAVHRLKKTWDEVLRESIRTFHELSEIFSDENNHSLSRELLIKEGTSKFATLEINPKRAQKRQQQQREMGVMQGTIPYLGTFLTDLVMLDTAMKDYLDGGLINFEKRRKEFEVIAQIKLLQSACNNYSFTREDQFVDWFHGLERLSEAESYGLSCEIEPLSESASNTLKAKKNTGIIKRWSDRQPPSSEPCASGSSHSKSFDQLKCGQYLCSGDTTDSVSVTSAGSSSSDVEEINISFIPESPDCQEKKVSEIPLASLPQRWYAPSVADGEAKTTVSSASPLLPALQFWESTSLSSLDTSGIGSGSSSASSSSVSSTPVTASRTHKRSVSGISSYSSLSLPLYNQQVDDCCIIRVSLAVDNGNMYKSILVTSQDKTPVVIRKAMAKHNLDGDRPEDYELVQIISEERELKIPDNANVFYAMNSAANYDFVLKKRGFSKGVKIKHGSSSTLPRMKQKGLKIAKGIF